The following DNA comes from Athene noctua chromosome 1, bAthNoc1.hap1.1, whole genome shotgun sequence.
ACTGGGCAATTTTAATGActacaacagggtttttttttccttctcaaatgaGTGGTACCCCTGTTTTTGTAGTGTAGCCTCATTGTCTTTACTACTCTCTGGCCCAAATCCAGTAGAGTTTGTTAGATTGGGTTTTGCATCTGTGTCAGCTGTGCAGATTAGAACACTGCTTGGTCATTTGTAAAGTGTGAAAAGTCAAAGGAAAGATGGCAGGGAGAACAGCATGATAACTTTATACTGATGAGTATAATTCAGTTGCTAATTGGGATAGGTATTAGCTTTCTGTTGGGCAAGTGAGATAGAGGAAAGCAAGGCTTCAGTAGTAACCCTGTTAGTGgacttgagaaataaaaggatgTTGTGGTGAGCAGAAGAGTGTAGGAGGAGATAAGTACTTCAGTTTAAATATTAGAggtgaaacattttttattgtaaaaataaaacatactttaaaaaaataatctgcctATTTGAACTCAGTTAAAATGTGGGACAGTGGCGTAAAATAGGAACAATAAAGTCAACTTAAAAACCCCACCATGTACCAAGGTATACAGTCTACATGCATGCAaaattagtgatttttaaaaaaagcacagaagcaaGATTTTGGATAATACCACTTTTTGAtaattcagttttctgttaattttaatcTATCTCCAGACCTATATTTTGCATAGCAGAGAGCAAAATGTTCCCTGTAAAGAGATGTAACTTCTCATTTCTATTCTCTACCTTCTGTCTCATCTCAAATttcatagaaataaaacaaactgctACCACCCATACCTTCTTTACTATGCCAAAGTTAATTTGACTTTTCCTCTTACAAACCATAAAGGCTTATCTGCATGGGGAGAGTCTTACTAGCATAGATGAATATGCAGAAGCTTCTCTTGGAAATGCAGCATCAGCCAGGAGGAGGGCACAGACATAACACTGGTATGAGCTGAcagcagaaacttttttttttttgacatggctacagtgcagtgctggctggtTGTCAGGTGGAGACTAAGCCCTAGGGAGTGTGTATGTTCTTGCCCAGATGCCCACTGAAAGCTTTTTGTCTTGCTCTGTATCCCGTCACCTACAGCACATGTGCAGGGGAGACTACAAGGCACATGCATGATGATATTGCCCAGAATATTCCGCATGGAGTTTCAACTCCAAGGCCTTCGAGCTACAACCAGTATTCTGAGATGGTCTGTCCTGTCATGAAATGTGCTCAGTTTCTTTTTGAACTCCAGTAAACTACCAACATCCACAAAATATCCCAGGGTAAAAAAGTTCCCAGGCTTAATTACATGCAGTGTCCAAAcctccttgttttgttttgaaccTGATACTAGTTTTACTTGATTCCCCTAGTTCTTCTGCTGGAAGATAGAGCAAATAGCTTCCTTCTCGTGGGCTTTTTTCCCAGAGCCCTCTTGCATTTCCCCTCAGTCATCTCTCTTTCCAGGCTGAAGAGCTCCAGTCTACCTGATGGTTCTTTGCAGAGACTCTGTTTCATACCCTTTTGTCATCCTTCTTGGCCCTCTCTGAGCTTTCTGCAGTTGTCATCCCTTAACTCTTGGTCTTTGTGTGTCAGTAAAATACTTAACATTTAGAGAATGGAGAGAGCTTTAAACAAGTATTTTGAGGGGTGGGTAGAGACTTGCAGCCAGCTGCAATGACCTTGCCTGGTAAGAACAAGTATGTTGCTGAAAcattttcatctcattttcagAACTGGAAATTCAGACAAGCTTGTCACTGCAGAACTAGGAAGGAAAGCGGAGGAGAACTTACCCGTTGCACCAGTAGAGAGCACAAGCTCACATTCAAGACAAAGTGAAAGTCACAGGAGAGTGCTCTGCTTTGATAATGTTCTACCCACTCCAGGAGGGAACACCCAAATTCAAACTACTAAGAGTTCatcccaaaaagaaaaaaatgaaaatactttatttgCTGTTGACTCTGCATCATCCTCTGCTAAGGCGCAAGtagcaaagagagagaaggatAAAACGTTGCCTAGAATCCTGTGTAAGCCAGAAGTTGGTAGCAACAGAAGCTCATCTGCAAAGGAACCACAGCCCGAGCGGAAGGTGGCAACTGCAGGGCTTCCATTAGATCCCTTCCACAAGGCCACTGCAAATAAGGAAAATGAATTACGAAGGGATACTGACGAAAAACAGAAGAACCAGGACACTGCCAAACTCTCAAATGGCCAACAAAGCGTTAGCTTATGGAATGAGAAGACAGGTGCTTCAGTGCAAGAGCTGAACAAAAAGCAAGGGTCATTGTCGAATGGGAGTGGCAAATCTTCAGTGTCTGTTTCTTTGTCTTCGAAGGACCCAAAGCGAGAACCAGCTAAAGTTTCCAACCAGGGCCTTTGCCTGTCAAGTCCGTTCACTAAACAATGTGTGGAAATGTTGCAAGATGTTCAGTGGCATAGCCCGACTAGTAAAACAGTTGAAAATGGAGAATTGCCAGTACCCCGCACGCCATCTGGAGTTGGGGACCGGCATACAGATGATACTACAGATAGTGTACGGACACCAACCTGTCGGCGCTTCAACGAAGACAGCACAACCCCTAGAATAATGGTACCCCCTGCTACACCAgatctgcctgcctgcagccccgcTAGTGAAACAGGTAGCGAAAACAGCGTCAGCATGGCTGCCCACACGCTGATGATACTGTCACGGGCGGCTATTGCAAGGACTAGCACTGCAACCCCCCTGAAGGACAATACTCAACAGTTCAGGTCTTTAAGGAGCACAGTTAAGAAAAGGAAACTAGAGGACTTGAATGAGGGCGAGAGAAATTCTCGTTCTGCAAATAGAAAAGACCTTCAAAGCTCTCCAACACcatcaaaaaagaagaaaataaaggcaagtACAGAcatttacttttatattttaaaattctaaatatatATTGGACATctacatatttattatttataacgGGATGGTACAGAGATGATACTCCAAATCCTCAACATCCTATATATATTTGTCAGAATCACTAACTTTGCCTCTTGAGCCTACTCTGAACTAACAGTTTTCTTAAGGTCAGTATAGTCTTCAGATACATGCAAGTAACTCCTACTGACTCTCTGCATATAcctgtgaaaatgaaattatttatcttaAAATGTGAATGGGTTTCTAAATTCTAACTTCAGACTAAGTTTCTAGGTGGAATGCAGGAATTAGGCCAAACTCAAACTAGGCCTCACTAGATATAATTCAGGCTCTTCTTGCATTCTTATTTAGCACCAGGACTACaacttctatgacagggtgacctgcttattggatgaggaaaaggctgtggatgtaatttaccttgactttagcatgGCTTTTGACACTTTcccgcagcattctcctggcaaaaatggctgcttgaggcttggacaatcgcacactttgctgggtaaaaaactgtctggacgaccgggcccaaagagttgtggtgaacggagttaaatccagttggaagccggtcacgggtggtgtcccccagggctcggtgttggggccactcctgtttaacatctttattgatgatctagacgaggggatcgagtgcaccgtcagtcagtttgcagatgacacccagttgggtgggagtgttgatctgctcgagggtagggaggctctgcagagagacctggacaggctggagccatgggctgaggccaactggaggagtttcaataaggccaaatgccgggggctgcccttgggccacaacaacccccagcagcgctacaggcttggggaggagtggctggagagctgccagtcagagagggacctgggggggtgattgacagctggctgaacaggagccagcagtgtgcccaggtggccaagagggccaatggcatcctggcttgtgtcagcactagcgtggccagcagggacagggaagggatctgacccctgtcctcggcactggtgaggccgcccctcgattcctgtgttcagttttgggcccctcactacaaaaaggacattgaatgactcgagcgtgtccagagaagggcaacggagctggtgcagggtctggagcacaggtcgtacgaggagcggctgagggaactgggggcgtttagtctggagaagaggaggctgaggggagacctcatcgccctctacagctccctgaaaggagggtgcagagagctggcgATGAGTCTCTTTGGCCTAGTAgaaagcgataggacaagagggaatggcctcaagttgcgccagggaaggtttagactagatatcaggaagcatttctttccagaaggggttgttaggcgttggaatgggctgcccagggaggtggtggagtccccatccctggaggtgttcaagagttgggtcgacatagtgtTGaaggatatggtgtggttgggaactgtcagttaattgttggactgggtgatcttcaaggtcttttccaaccttgatggtTCTGTTTTGTGTATTCCCAATCTCTGTAGCCTAGAGCACTGTGCCTCCCACTTAGGGATTTAATGGCAGATAGCAGATGTGTGAGACATGACAAGGTGATGTCTGTAAACAAAAAATAGAAGCAGTATAACTTTGTAATTCACCATCCTTAGAGCATACTCCTGAAATGCTGTGACTGAAGAATGCTCACTTGTACTGTGCATGTTTGAGATGAGAGCTAGGAGGCTGGCTGAAGCCTGGCTGGAGTACAAGTGGGCTACTGCAGCAGCCAAGAGCTCGGTGACTCCTGTCCCACCAGCACACTCCTTGTACCTGGGGCACACGGCACGGGATGTGCCTGGCAGGGCCTGATGTCTGGGTGAGCTTGGTGCAGTGGTGTCTGTGAGGTAGAGggaaggatgaggaagaaagGAGTGCTTGCAGACTCCTCCCTCGTTCCAGGTTCTTAGCATTTAACACAAttattcctttcctctcctaCAGAAAAAGAAGCTACCAAATTCCTTTCCAGCAGGAATGGATGTGGACAAGTTCTTGTTGTCTTTGCATTACGATGAATGAAGTTGAACTATGGCTGTCCAAAGCTCGGTGGTGTTATGCTGAGGTTTTGCATGGGAAAAGATGTTACTTCTGAAGGGTGGGTTGCACTttcagtgcactgaagtttcacTTTATAGCAAAGTCATGCTGTTTCTGAAGCAGGTTGCTAAGTGTAAATATCATTGAGTTGGtatatgtttatttttgaaaaagcacTTGCATATAGAGCCATTTAATTTGCAAAATTGTAAATTTGTATAAAGGTAATGTAAGACAAGTTGTATGTTTCCTGTTACACCACGTTGTCTGTGTTCTGCTGCATTCTCTACTCACCCCTCTGAGTTGCTTGGCCAATTTGTGAAAAGGTTGTGAATTTGAAGGCGGTGTTTGTAGTTCACTGTTCTAAAATGCAGGCAGCTAACCTGGCCATTTCCCCTTGTCTCCTTGAATCCAAAAGGGACTTAATCCTCAGATATAACAGGCTTGGACTAACACTCTCTTCCCTTACAACTGTCAAGACACACATTGTAAGGCCTTGAATGAGTTAACAAAAATACTGGTAACTAAACATAAGGCCAATAAACACTCCAAAACTATTTCTCATTGATGAAGCTTTTCCCAGCCAGAACTTTAATTTGGATGGGCCTCACCTGTTTACACCATTTGCTGCATGGGATGTTGTTTGAATGCAAAAGCTGTGTTCAGACAATGGACGTAGTTGGGGGTTAACCTTTGTATTCATACACCTGTATGGATACTTAAACTGTAGCAACAGCTGGACAAGAATTTCAGCATGTTCTGATGCAAAAGTTAATTCTTGTAACTGTCATTTGTAGTTTGAGAAAGCATTTGTTAATATCACTTAAGCTTTTAGCCAGACATGGAAAAATTTGCATCTAATCTTTAACATAGAATTTGTCACAGCTGTTACACAAACTCTTTTCAAAACAGGAGAAGCTCAGGCTACATTTTAAGAATAATTAGCATGGGTGAAAATTACCACGCTAGGCCTTGCTCCAATACTGCAGCATTTTCTCTACTGGTATTTCCTTTGTTCTCAAATTGTTGagctcttaaaaaaatgcaagttttctTCTAAGAGATCAGTACAGCAACAGGGCAATGTTTCAGATAGTATACAAGGATTCCTAAGGAACCAATATTATGCAGTAGATGTTTATATTAAACCCATCCAGTAACTAAATACTGCATAGCATTTACAgcttgaataaatatttttgttttattaaaaagttgTGTGTGTCAATATTTTGTAAGCCAGTCCACTAAGCAGCTTTGTGAACAGTGTATGGAAAAGTCATGTTGGGTCATTTTTTAAGACAGAGTTCAGTACTAAAACAGCAGCAATTGTCAGAGTGGCAAAAACAATTGCACCTTTGCTACATGGTGGCATTTTATGCTTAATCGTGTTCTGACAGTTGATAAATGATGTTTATGTGAGACAGTGTAGCTCTGTCATGGGACAGCCAATATCCACcatagtctcttttttttcaattcaCCCTTTCTGGGTGAATTCACCATTTCAAAGCAAGAAGCATCTTATCGTATGgcaaatatttttagaagaacaGGTGTCAGAGCATGAATGaaggttaattttcttcatatgtAGCATTTAAATGCCACTGGTCATTTGCTACTTCTACAAGTACATTTCTTCCCACAAAAAACAGATCCTACTACATCTTGAAGTATTTACTCCTGCTACTTTATGGAGGAAAATTTAAGGAGAGGCAATAGGTAAAGATGACTTCCTGTTGAAATTAATATCAAAATAAGGAAGCAGTTGTCCTAAATTCCAGCTAAGAAACTTTGTGTTTGATGCTCATCCCTTGTGAAAAGTGAGGTGGGAATAGGCTTTATACTGATGAAATAGCCAATTTCTGCCCTCTGGTAAAAAGCCTGCCAGAGAAACCCCACAAACTTCTCACTCAAGTCTTGAACAAAATTCATTCTTGGAGAGTACTTTCATGTCTCCCCATACTTGCATTAGGAATGTTCACCCCCATATTCCTGACAACTTCAGGTACGGGGCCGCTCCCAGTGAAGAAGCAGTAACAATAATTGTACTTTTTCAGTCCTGAATCTGCCTCCACTTAAAAGCATATTGACAAAACTGTACATTACAGGGGgttaaatgaacaaaaaaggaGCAGTAGCCACTAACACCACCATCTCTTTAGTTTGCTCAGCTACTACACCCCAAACCAGGCTGAGCAAGTGCTGGAGCAGGGCTCCTTTTCTGCATTTGACCCAGCTTCGAGGTACTCAACAGGAACCCAACCTTTGAGTAaaattttttatatgaaaatcACTTAGTAGTTAGGAAAACTAAGCAACAAAACTGTAAGAAACCATCGGCTTTTGAGAAACCATACATCAGTGACAGGATCCACAGTTCACAAACATTCTTTATTGTCAGGTTGCAAGACATTACTATAATTTGacattttttatatatgtgtaaaaACTCACACTGAGTCAAAATAATAGAAGCCCAGTTGTCTGTATCAATAATAAATGATGTTTTAAGAAATTTTAGAATAGCAGTTAAGGAATTCATCCACTTACTGATAAATAAGATGTAACAGGTACCAATCATCATTTTGATCAGAGTGTTTAAGGCTTCATTTACAACATCTACAACTTCTCTATCAATATTGCAGAAGCACCTCCTCCTCCGTTGCAAATTCCTGCAAGACCATACTGTCCTTGCTTCAACGCATGGGCCATGTGAACAACAATTCTTGCTCCAGACATtctgaataaaaggaaaaaaaaatgaagatagcTTAAAGGAAACTCTTAATTTGACTCACACAGAATAGTTGGCAGAATACAGTACTGATtcactggaggggaaaaaaaaaacaccaacaaaaagaCCAAACTCTGTCATCAACATTTAGGTGCAGTACAGGTTATTTTTCTCTAGCTACAGTACTTAGAAAGATTCTTGAACAGAAACTCCATGTTTTCCTGAAGTTTCTTCTGGAAAAGGAAATCACCTCTAAGTCAGTGTGTATATTATGACATATCTCTACACATAGGAAAgtctttcaaagaaaacaaacctacTGCAAAAACCAAATCAATAGTAATGATTCATTTCAGTTTCTTATTTGCTTACAAGTTGATATACTGCGGTATGCTACGCTGATCCTCCTAATGTGCAAAAATCAGACATCTAAATTCTGTCGTTAGACTGTTGaaattaagaccaaaaaaaatcaaatttcctCATTGGAAGCAGCCAATATTGCAAAGGAGATGTCAGCATCTCTTACACGATTAGGCCTTGATTAAGCTTTCTATGAACTACGCAGTACTCCTACTTGTTCCTGATGTACAACATGGTTACTTCATATTTATGTGGACTTAAGAGATTTTGAAACAGGGCTTTCCTCACTACCCTGGACCATGCAGCTTGACTACTAGGGAGGATTAACAGGATATACTTACGTCATGAGTTGAAGAACACAGCAGGTGATCTGACTCCTCTAACCAGATGACAGaatttcaaacaaaaaacccacccaacatCCCCCAGGCTGTCCCTGTCTGCTGCATTAGCTTCTGAAAGACTTTTGGATTCACTGCCAAAAATTTGACAAAAGACCTGGAATTTCACTTTGCtcatgtaagaaaaataaaagtcccTCTGCCTTATCCTTCGCTATTTTCACAAGTTTACCTGTAAATTTTATTAGCTTAACTACTGGATTAGTTTCTTCCGTCACATTAATAGCGATGTGGTTTTAATACTTCATAAATCAATTGAGCTATGGTAACAAGCAAGATCTTCATAGAAATAGGTGGTAACTAACTGTGACGAGAAAAATGGGACTGCGCTCTTTTCAAGGTACTCTGAAATTTAACACCTGAATTGTCACTGTGTACTTGACAGCAAATTTGTTACCCCTTCCTACTTCATAAAACTTGAGAATAAAGGTATTAGCAGTATGTCTAGAAAACAATGCCTctgagcagaacaaaaaaaaaagtgcttatttAACTTACCCTATTGGATGTCCAAGAGAGACAGCTCCTCCGTTAATATTTACTTTCTGTGGATCAATACCCAGCATTTTAATATTGGCCAGCACCACAACACTGAACGCTTCGTTGATTTCCCACATTGCAATATCTTCTTTCTTCAGGCCTGTCTCACTCAGAATctagaagtaataaaaataattaacactGTGAAAAAATGACTAAGCTaattatagaaataattttgaagttggTGACTCAGGCTGCCCATAGATTCAAGTTCACATTCTGGAACCGCTTTGTCAGATGGGAAAAAGCAAAATTGAGGTACTGACGCACAAACTTGAGTTTTCACAACAGAAGCAATGGAAAGTACCCTACGCAGAGAATACGTTTTCATTGCACTGACTAAGACTGCAGCTACAGTAAGTACATTTAAACTGATACAGTATTGCCTCACACCATACGCTTGTCTTCAGTTCCTTTTGAACTAGTCTGTACTTGTATAACTATATTTATTTTGACTTTCAGCCATACAAGCTGCAGAGCTCCGAAAGTGTAAACAAGTCCAAAGTTGGTGAAAGCAGTGTAAAGCATCATGCTCTTTCAAAGTAGGTGTGAGAAATCTGTTACTCTGAAAATCTGTATTCTATCCTTGATCCTTTGAAAAACCTGTTCTTTGAATTTATGATGTAATTAGAATTTTGATCCTAATTACAGCAAGATCCACTGAGGGCTGAACCAATGATCCAGTGCTAGGGAAGtttgttgtttttcaaaaaacACTCAGTTTTATTCCTACCTTGGGAACAGCATGTGCAGGTGCAATTGGGAAGTCAATAGGATCAACAGCAGCATCTGCAAAAGCTGTAAAAATCGCAAAAGCTGTTCAAAGACCTTTTGTTTTTACCGTACATGATTTTTATTTGTGCAAGCAGCAAACCCAGCCAAGATAGAAAAATTCTGAATATACTGGTCCATGAAATAGATACTTCTGAAGTTTAGTGCCTTAAGTGAACCACATAataacattttcatattttcagtattattCCACACAGAAAACTCTATGATCAAAAACCTGCTGGTACAATGCTTGAAATTTCAAGAGCTGTATTGAGAAGATGCAGCCATAATGCCCAAGGGCCCAGCTTTTCTGTCCCATGAATGCCAGGCAACTGGCCAAACAGGACTCTCAGTCTGAGAGCACACTGTGGGAGTATTTTCCAGGACTGTACTCaaagataagaaaagaaaatcttaccTACTATCCGTGCCAATGGTTTGACGTTCAGTCTCTTGGCTGCCTCTGTAGTCATCAGCACCAAAGCAGCTGCCCCATCATTCAGAGTACTGGCATTAGCAGCTGTAACTGTTCCTAGAAAAGGCAAAGTATTGTTTTAAACAAAGGGGAAAGTGTGATAGAACTCAGGTATATCCtgttaatgatttttcttttacctCTGGCCCTTGAACACAAGGCCTCAACAACATAATGGTATCTATTGcactgaattaaataaaaattagttatttttttaaattggtttgaATAAACAAGTACAGTTGTGTGTATTCCTATCTTTATCCAAGTGGCTGCTTAGATTATGCCTTCCATGTCAGCTGCACTGCTGGCATTAACACAGAATTCCAGCTCAAAAAGGGTTACGAATGAGTGGCAACTTCAGGATAGACACAAAGATTTATTCATTACAGATTCAAGGAAGTAAGAGTCAACTGTGTAAAGGCACTCCAGCTCCCACTGAAACAAGAGCTTAAACTTGATGGAGACCAAGGCAATAGCTAAACTGAAACCAATCCGTTTCAgtctttttaaagtaaatgtcCAAAGCAGAGGTTTTCATTGGGTTAAGGTTCTTGGACCATCTTTTAATCCAAGTTGTGAAGCACATTTTTTTATCTTAGCAGACATTTAAAAGTTAATGGACTACTGTTGGGCATTCAAGCTCTTGTAACAGCAACAGTACTCTTCACTATAACAAAGTATTCTTGCACTCGGTGGACAAGCAAGAAGTTAAATTTAACAGtatttaccattttctttttggaaaacagttttcagctTTGGAACTTTACTGAAATCAACACGCTTGTATTCTTCATCTTCTTTCACTTCTGTATCTGGCTTTCCTGAAATTCGGATTTGGTTTAGTATTTTATGGAACAGTCCATTCTTATGACATTCTAACACAGTACTTTGATTAAATGCTGCCTTATTTAAAcaacttcagtaaaaaaaatgtaagaacatGTAAAATGCATGTCAAGGAATGTGcttataaaaactaaaaaaaattatgcttcaATCCAATGTATTCACAGCAAATCCATTTATACTTCCTGGTGGCTGAATGAAAGGGACAAAGAACATATCTTTAAGGTAATTAATAGGAAAATTAAAACACGGATGTCCTCGAGCCTTACTAGCTAGATTCAGTAGAGAAGTCTTCCACTTacataaaaaggaagaagatatggtaagtaacattaaaaaaagttaaaaaccaaaaccagatcaCAGGTCACTGACTGCTGTTCACCAAAGTCTGCATAACAGAAAATTCTTGACTAATCTAAAATTAGTGTTTAAACAACACGGCCTGCACTGAACACAGGCAGTGTTAACAGCTTTCAATGAGAAACACAGTTCACTTTATCACACCTTTTTTCATAATACCTTTTTTTGAAATAGTGACAGGAACTATTTCATTTTTCAATATTCCTGAATCCCATGCTGTTTTGCTCTTAGTGTAAGAGCCTATGGCATAAGTGTCTTGTTCCTCTCGTGAAATAGTAAACTTCTTTGCAGTATTCTCAGCACAGTTGCCCTTGGGGAAAAACAGGAACATTAGGTTTGGTATTTCTGGAGATTTGAGGTAGAAATGTAGCTGAAAAATCTCAACCAGCAGATTTCTAGCATTAAATATGACTAATACTTGGTGTCCATTTCTTATTTACATAGTCATGATCAAACAGTAACTTTTGGGTTTGGAATATGATCTTCAGATTTAGCAAATGTTTTCTGGATTGAGATTATTAAAGTCATGAAGGAACTTTCCTTACAAGGCTTTTATTAAAGTTAAAAAACTGTGTGCAAAAGTTTTAAAGTGCTTAGAGCTGATGTCTACAGAGACTGAAGATCACTGTTCAGCCACAGAACAGTATGTTCACATCATCTTACTAATGTTTTCATTCCATTATTAGCTTGCCTGTTCCAAAGGTTCCAAGAACAGGTCAACACACAGGTCTGTCTTAGCCATGGGATCTGATACTCTAAAAACTGTACAAATAAAAGTAGGTATACCTTTTGTCTAGTAACTGGAATGACGTAAGtagaatgaaataaataattttttatataggTCAATCAATCATAATTATACAACCACAATTCATTACCAACACTGTCTAAATACctggtgacaaaaaaaaaaagcatactcaTTAGTTAACCTGAAAGATTTGTTCTTAAACGGGTTTAGTTCCACCTTTCATTTCTGTACAAAACTCAGTGAAT
Coding sequences within:
- the ACAT1 gene encoding acetyl-CoA acetyltransferase, mitochondrial — protein: MAAGAMLGRRRPAAELLRALKCTSRGYVSQRTLNEVVIASAVRTPIGSFQGSLSSLPATKLGSIAIKGAIDRAGIPAEEVKEAYMGNVLQAGQGQAPARQAVLGAGLPIRTPTTTVNKVCASGMKSIMMAAQSLMCGSQDVMVAGGMESMSNVPYTMSRGSTPYGGVKLEDLIVKDGLTDAYNHIHMGNCAENTAKKFTISREEQDTYAIGSYTKSKTAWDSGILKNEIVPVTISKKGKPDTEVKEDEEYKRVDFSKVPKLKTVFQKENGTVTAANASTLNDGAAALVLMTTEAAKRLNVKPLARIVAFADAAVDPIDFPIAPAHAVPKILSETGLKKEDIAMWEINEAFSVVVLANIKMLGIDPQKVNINGGAVSLGHPIGMSGARIVVHMAHALKQGQYGLAGICNGGGGASAILIEKL